The following is a genomic window from Solanum lycopersicum chromosome 6, SLM_r2.1.
AAAGATATAAATTAGAATAGAAAATTAATACGTGAGATAGCctgttattttgttatttgagaTTATATTAGTAATCTTAGTATTATCCTCGTAGATTTTTATCCTTCAATTTATattgtaatatattattttttatagctcgattattgtattattatagtTTTCATTCTACTaaaatctattattttttttacttaattttaatataaagtaaaaagatattattaatTCTATGCGTACAaagtgacaaaaaaaataatattacactAGTAATATAAAATTCCCTGGAATTAGGGTCAAATTTCGCAATCAATGACGTACCTAGAAATACTAGAAGCTAGAATAAGTGCACGGTTACATGACTGACACAAAAATAGAGAGAAATTAATAACGAAAACGATATTCCCTATCGATTCACTTTATGTGGCTACAAATTGCAACTGTAGGCTACATTCTTTTAATAATAtccatatattattttatattaagatCTCAATCGCttcctaataaaaataattttgatatcaAAGTAAAATTCGAATCCAAATTCTCACATGGTAGCTTTCTTTTCTCCTTCCCAATTCTCTCCCCCACACTACCCTACTGCCCATTACTCACCCCAACTGTCAACTTGTCATTATATTGGTAATAGTACTAATGACAGAGtcagaaaatttattattacatataatttttattatatgcatataattttaaatatatatgaaaatgtaaTTTTTCGATTACTTATAGCCCCACCCCTAAATAGTAGTACTATTCCTATTTATCgctttaattttaaagataaaaaactattaaataatataattttattttaacagCAATATTAACATATATACACGAAAACTTTATCATTAAGATTGTCGAAGAAgaaaagttatttcaaaaaaataggAATTTACTTTTagtaaaatctgaaaattcAAATTGAGTAATGCTTATCTTAATTGTGATTTGTAAGTTTTGGGGATAAACATAGATAATCATACTCATTACTATTTGTTAACTGTGTATTAGTGCTTATCTTAATTGAGCAGAATTTGACGGTCCTGATTTTGGTCCCACAGATTCCAAAAAGGCATCTTAACCGTTAATTCTATTTTAAGTCTTGATCACAGGACCACATGGGCAGCTGAGCTTGTACAATTCTTGTCCCCCAAATATATTAATCACTTGCCTCAATACTGCAACTCTTCCACCCGACAACTTAGCTCGTCttgtccctttttttttttccaatatcttatacaaattaaattattttataaatatattttttgtattatcttatttcatatttaataaaatattaatattataattaatatctttATCTCTATCTTGCGTACCAACGGGTGGACCCTCTATATACAGCTCTCTTATTTCACTTTCTCCTTATATATTACAGCAAGCTACCATTTAGCATCTTCAAACCAATCTTGGAGAAGAAAAATCATCAGTTTTGGAGAAGGAAACTTGAATTGCAATCCaattttgtgaaaaagaaaaatggagtGTGTTTTGGCTCAtgagaaagatttgaatctCAAGGCAACAGAGCTTAGATTGGGTTTACCAGGGAGGACAGATGAAGAATCTGACAAAGAAATTGTATTTCATTTCAAGAATAACAAGAGGGCTTTGCCTGAGGATGAAGATTGTGAATCAAACTCCATTTCAGATCCCAAAACTCCACCTGTTGCCAAGTAAGTGTGTTGAtgtttttcccttttaaaaatcATGGAAGAATTTTCTATTAGGTTATGGATAGTAAAGGATTAAACCtttgaaaatgataaaatggTTTTGCAGGACACAAATAGTAGGGTGGCCACCAGTAAGAGCTAACAGGAAAAATAGCTTTCCATCAAAGAAAGCAGAAGCTGAATGTGGGATGTATGTGAAAGTTAGTATGGATGGAGCCCCTTATCTTAGAAAAATTGATCTGAAATTGTACAAGGGTTATCCAGAACTGTTGAAGGCATTAGAGAAAATGTTCAAGCTGAGTATCGGTGAATATTCAGAAAGGGAAGGGTATAAAGGGTCTGAATTTGCTCCTGCTTATGAAGATAAAGATGGTGACTTGATGCTTGTTGGAGATGTTCCTTTTGAGTAAGTTACTGAATCTTGAATCTTTATTATTTAGGAatcaccattttttttttttggatttttctaATTTGGGGTTCTATTTCAGAATGTTCTTATCATCATGTAAGAGGCTAAGGATAATGAAAGGATCAGAAGCAAGAGGATTAGGATGTGGAGTTTGAGAAGAAGAATAATAACAAGATTATGAATTCTTCTCTGTTTTAAACAGGAAAAAAAAAGGGGTCTTTTTGAGCTTGGGTTGTCGAATTGCAAAGAAGCTGGAAATTTGTTTTACACTGATTGGGAAGTGCAAAACAGAAGAAAGAGCAGTTTTTGTTTTGAAGgggttgaaaaaaatgaaactctTATTCCTATATGTTGTGCAGGCTTTTAGAAACCATGGTGGTTTTTATAGATCCTGCAGTGTGTTAAATAGCATATGAAGTATGAAGAATGTATTTGCTCTGAAAGCAATTGTATAGACACAGTATTCTCAAATGTAATGAGTTTTTTTCCTTTGTACTACTTTTAATCTACGGGTTTTAACACATCTCTTTATTGTTCTCAAATGGGATAATTATCTAAAGTTCTATGCACTTCATTTGTTTCTTCTAACATTACCATAAATCAACACATTCATCAACAACTTATTTagtatggaaaaaaataaactcaaacaAGGCTAGCAATAATATCATCATCAGATTCAGATCCATACATGTACAATTTGACAATAGGGGTATTTGCTACCTTTGGAAGCATAGTTTACAGTAGTTGATGTTGCTAGAACAATCAAAGGTCTATTTTTATGGTATAGTCTCAAATCAAAGCATCAAGATATTCACTTCATTATTACTATTTCAttggtttcaatttttttttgttttactttcctATTTAGTTCTttgttcaatttgtttgtcttatttacttttctagttcatttgatattttcctccattctttaattttaacttttcacataaaaggacattttgatacattcaCATATCTTTAGTTCAAAATTTAGAAATCTAATACACTTTCTTAAACTTCATGTAAAGTAACtatcagaaaaataaattaaaatcgaGATTAATAACTATCGGAAAGAAAGCACAAGTGGGGAAAGCTTGCCTCTGTTTCCAGATGTATTATGATGGAttgttttgtaaaatattttaaaagctaTTTAGGCAAATTAATTGAGGTGGAGAAATCATTTGAAGCTAAGTATTTAATAAGACCATAAGAGGGAAATTCTGCAGTATTTGGTCAAAAGTGTTTAATA
Proteins encoded in this region:
- the IAA4 gene encoding auxin-responsive protein IAA4 translates to MECVLAHEKDLNLKATELRLGLPGRTDEESDKEIVFHFKNNKRALPEDEDCESNSISDPKTPPVAKTQIVGWPPVRANRKNSFPSKKAEAECGMYVKVSMDGAPYLRKIDLKLYKGYPELLKALEKMFKLSIGEYSEREGYKGSEFAPAYEDKDGDLMLVGDVPFEMFLSSCKRLRIMKGSEARGLGCGV